From the Kogia breviceps isolate mKogBre1 chromosome 3, mKogBre1 haplotype 1, whole genome shotgun sequence genome, one window contains:
- the DISP2 gene encoding protein dispatched homolog 2 isoform X2, with translation MIRLPAQVRKGSSGPRGSLWLQTAAPRTGPRARLWPLRQAQREAAPSTAAPLRTLPVLQDPLQQLPPFILWAHPAPWPLSTLPIPGHHRNTGGAAPFQGLGTGQHCAPMAPASALPQPPHSMMGPGSRHLCSTTWSASGGSPGCPLRLMEEAAWMEEEGSVGAWEWESLKGLMPSSSILHPHPNLPPYKRTLASKCLFFSSTGSYSQLIAEWPVAVLLLCLAVILLCTLAGLLGGQLPDFSKPLLGFEPRDTDIGRKLVVWRALQSLTGPKKLLSLSPDLELNSSNPHTTLSPTPWSSAQEGMVRPRRMVEPLEARGQESFFCGPPEKSYAQLVFMSTSAGSLWNLHAIHSMCRMEQDQVRSHTSFGALCQRTAANECCPSWSLGNYVAVLSNRSSCLDTTQADTARTLALLRACALYYHRGALVPSCLGPGKDKPPRCAQVPTKCSRSSAVYQLLHFLLDRDFLSPQTADYQVPSLKYSLLFLPTQKGASMMSIYLDRLAVPWGLSDNYTSITGMDLGLKQELLRHYLAQDTVYPLLALAAIFLSIALYLRSLFLTLMVLLGVLGSLLLAFFLYRVAFRMAYFPFVNLAALVLLSSVCANHTLIFFDLWRLSKSQLPSGGLAQRVGRTMHHFGYLLLVSGLTTGAAFYASYLSRLPAVRCFALYMGTAVLAHLALTLAWLPSSAVLHERYLARGCAARARGPWGGSAPRRLALALHRRLRGLRRAAASTSRLLFQRLLPCGVIKFRYIWICWFAALAAGGAYIAGVSPRLRLPTLPPPRGQVFRPSHPFERFDAEYRQQFLFERLPQGEGGHMPVVLVWGILPVDTGDPLDPRSNSSLVSDPAFSASGPEAQRWLLALCQGARNQSFFGAQPEGWPTLCFVEALRRWMESPSCARLGPGPCCGHSVFPWAPQLFLHCLKMMALEQGPESTRDLGARFNIQGGLAALVLQFQTNFQYSPDYSQAHHFYTEVSYWLAAELGRAPPGLRRGWFTSRLELYSLQHSLSTEPAVVLGLALALAFATLLLGTWNVPLSLFSVAAVAGTVLLTVGLLVLLEWQLNTAEALFLSASVGLSVDFTVNYCISYHLCPHPDRLSRVAFSLRQTSCATAVGAAALFAAGVLMLPASVLLYRKLGIVLMMVKCVSCGFASFFFQSLCCFFGPEKNCGQILWPCAHLPWDAGTGEPGGEKAGRQRPGPVGGAPGSCPEQYELQPLARRRSPSFDTSTATSKLSHRPSVLSEDLQLHDGPCCSRLPPAPTSPRELFLDHQALFSQCPALQTSSPYKQAGPSPQTRARQDSQGQKAEPVQASPEAPARSPKPTPQVAEPPDCLCSSASTLEGLSVSDETCLSTSEPSARVPDSVGASPEDLGETEHTVPERGQLNGKRDTLWLALRETVYDPSLPASHQSSSSWKGRGGPGDGSPVVLPNSQPDLPDVWVRRPSTHTSGYSS, from the exons ATGATCCGGCTCCCGGCCCAGGTCCGGAAGGGGAGCAGCGGCCCGAGGGGGAGCCTTTGGCTCCAGACGGCAGCTCCCCGGACAG gtcCCAGAGCAAGGCTGTGGCCCCTGAGGCAAGCCCAGAGAGAAGCTGCGCCCTCCACAGCTGCCCCCTTGAGGACCCTTCCAGTTCTTCAGGACCCCCTCCAGCAACTTCCACCCTTCATCCTGTGGGCCCATCCAGCCCCTTGGCCCCTGTCCACTTTACCTATCCCCGGGCACCACAGGAATACCGGGGGGGCAGCTCCCTTCCAGGGCTTGGGGACCGGGCAGCACTGTGCTCCCATGGCTCCAGCCTcagcccttccccagccccctcaCAGCATGATGGGGCCTGGAAGCCGGCATCTGTGCAGCACCACGTGGTCAGCGTCAG GAGGCAGCCCAGGATGTCCCCTGCGTCTGATGGAGGAGGCAGCCTggatggaagaggaaggaagcgTTGGAGCTTGGGAGTGGGAAAGCCTAAAAGGGTTGATGCCATCTTCCTCtatcctccacccccatcccaaccTCCCACCCTACAAGAGGACTCTAGCAAGCAagtgtcttttcttctcttccacaGGCAG cTATTCCCAGCTGATTGCTGAGTGGCCAGTGGCCGTGCTGCTGCTGTGTCTGGCTGTCATTCTCCTCTGCACCCTAGCTGGACTGCTGGGGGGCCAGCTACCCGACTTCTCCAAGCCCTTACTG GGCTTTGAGCCTCGGGACACGGACATTGGGCGCAAGCTAGTGGTCTGGAGAGCACTGCAGTCCCTCACAGGCCCCAAGAAGCTGCTTTCCCTTTCTCCAGACCTTGAGCTGAACAG CTCAAACCCCCATACCACTCTGAGCCCCACACCCTGGAGCAGTGCCCAGGAGGGTATGGTCCGGCCTCGGAGGATGGTGGAGCCCCTGGAGGCCAGAGGACAGGAGAGCTTCTTCTGTGGCCCCCCTG AGAAGAGCTATGCACAGCTGGTGTTCATGTCCACCTCAGCGGGCAGCCTGTGGAACCTGCACGCCATCCATTCCATGTGTCGCATGGAACAGGATCAG GTCCGCTCCCATACCAGCTTTGGGGCTCTGTGCCAGCGTACAGCAGCCAACGAGTGCTGCCCCAGTTGGTCCCTGGGCAACTATGTGGCCGTGCTCTCCAATCGCTCCTCCTGCCTGGACACTACTCAAGCCGACACAGCCCGCACGCTGGCCCTGCTGCGGGCCTGTGCCCTCTACTATCACCGTGGTGCCCTGGTGCCCTCTTGTCTGGGACCCGGGAAGGACAAGCCCCCGCGCTGTGCCCAGGTTCCCACCAAGTGCTCCCGGAGCAGTGCTGTCTACCAACTCCTGCACTTCCTGCTGGACAGGGACTTTCTGAGTCCCCAGACGGCTGACTACCAGGTGCCCTCCCTCAAGTACAGCCTGCTCTTCCTGCCCACCCAGAAGGGTGCCTCCATGATGAGCATCTATCTGGACCGCCTAGCCGTGCCCTGGGGGCTCTCCGACAACTACACATCCATCACTGGCATGGACCTGGGCCTCAAGCAGGAGCTGCTGAGGCACTACCTGGCCCAGGATACGGTGTACCCCTTGCTGGCCCTGGCCGCCATCTTCCTCAGCATCGCCCTCTACTTGCGTTCCCTCTTCCTCACACTCATGGTGCTACTGGGGGTGCTGGGCTCCCTGCTGCTTGCCTTTTTTCTTTACCGAGTGGCCTTCCGGATGGCCTACTTCCCCTTCGTCAATCTGGCGGCCCTTGTCCTGCTGAGCAGCGTCTGCGCCAACCACACCCTCATCTTCTTCGACCTCTGGCGCCTCAGCAAGAGCCAGCTGCCCTCCGGGGGGCTAGCTCAGCGCGTGGGCCGCACCATGCACCACTTCGGCTACCTGCTGCTCGTCTCAGGCCTCACCACGGGCGCGGCTTTCTACGCCAGCTACCTGAGCCGCCTCCCCGCCGTCCGCTGCTTCGCACTCTACATGGGCACGGCAGTGCTGGCGCACCTGGCACTCACGCTGGCCTGGCTGCCCTCCTCCGCGGTGCTCCACGAGCGCTACCTAGCGCGCGGCTGTGCGGCCCGAGCGCGCGGCCCATGGGGCGGCAGCGCGCCCCGGCGACTGGCGCTGGCGCTGCACCGGCGGCTCCGCGGCCTTCGCAGGGCGGCCGCCAGCACCTCGCGCCTGCTCTTCCAGCGCCTCCTGCCCTGCGGCGTCATCAAGTTCCGCTACATCTGGATCTGCTGGTTCGCGGCGCTGGCGGCGGGGGGTGCCTACATCGCCGGTGTCAGCCCCCGCCTGCGGCTGCCCACGCTGCCACCGCCCCGCGGCCAGGTCTTCAGGCCCAGCCACCCCTTCGAACGCTTCGACGCCGAGTACCGTCAGCAGTTTCTGTTCGAACGACTGCCTCAGGGCGAGGGCGGCCACATGCCTGTGGTTTTGGTGTGGGGCATCCTGCCGGTGGACACTGGCGACCCCTTGGACCCTCGCAGCAACAGCTCTCTGGTGAGTGACCCTGCCTTCTCGGCCAGCGGTCCTGAGGCCCAGCGCTGGCTGCTGGCACTCTGCCAGGGAGCTCGGAATCAGAGCTTCTTTGGGGCCCAGCCAGAGGGCTGGCCCACACTGTGCTTCGTGGAGGCCCTCCGGCGCTGGATGGAGAGCCCCAGTTGCGCCCGCCTGGGGCCTGGCCCCTGCTGTGGCCACTCGGTCTTCCCCTGGGCCCCCCAGCTTTTCCTGCACTGCCTCAAGATGATGGCTCTGGAGCAAGGCCCCGAGAGCACCCGGGACCTGGGAGCCCGCTTCAATATCCAGGGCGGCCTGGCCGCGCTGGTCCTGCAGTTCCAGACCAACTTCCAGTATAGTCCAGACTACAGCCAGGCCCACCACTTCTACACTGAGGTCAGCTACTGGCTGGCAGCAGAGCTGGGCAGGGCACCCCCCGGCCTGCGCCGGGGTTGGTTCACCAGCCGTCTGGAGCTGTACAGCCTGCAGCACAGCCTGAGCACCGAGCCTGCCGTGGTGCTGGGCCTGGCCCTGGCGCTGGCCTTTGCCACACTGTTGCTGGGCACCTGGAACGTTCCACTTAGCCTGTTCTCTGTGGCAGCCGTGGCGGGCACTGTGCTGCTCACGGTGGGCCTCCTGGTTCTACTCGAGTGGCAGCTCAACACTGCTGAGgccctctttctctctgcctctgtgggtCTCTCGGTCGACTTCACCGTCAACTACTGCATCTCCTATCATCTGTGCCCACACCCTGACCGCCTGAGCCGCGTGGCCTTCTCGCTGCGCCAGACCAGCTGCGCCACGGCAGTGGGGGCTGCAGCCCTGTTTGCCGCCGGTGTGCTCATGCTGCCTGCCTCAGTGCTGCTCTATCGCAAGCTGGGCATCGTCCTCATGATGGTGAAGTGCGTCAGCTGTGGCTTCGCCAGCTTCTTCTTCCAATCTCTCTGCTGTTTCTTTGGACCAGAGAAGAACTGTGGGCAAATCCTCTGGCCTTGTGCCCACCTGCCGTGGGATGCTGGAACTGGGGAACCTGGTGGGGAGAAGGCAGGCCGCCAACGACCAGGGCCAGTGGGAGGGGCGCCTGGGTCCTGCCCAGAGCAGTATGAGTTACAGCCCCTGGCGCGACGCCGGAGTCCCAGCTTTGACACTAGTACAGCCACCAGCAAGCTGTCCCACCGGCCCTCAGTGCTCTCGGAGGATCTACAGCTGCATGATGGCCCTTGCTGCTCCCGGCTCCCACCAGCCCCTACCTCCCCAAGGGAGCTGTTCCTGGACCACCAGGCGCTCTTCAGCCAGTGCCCAGCCCTGCAGACCTCCTCCCCCTATAAGCAGGCTGGGCCCAGCCCCCAAACCCGGGCCAGGCAGGACTCCCAAGGGCAGAAGGCTGAGCCTGTGCAGGCATCACCAGAAGCCCCAGCCCGCTCCCCCAAGCCCACGCCCCAGGTTGCAGAGCCTCCTGATTGCCTCTGCTCCTCAGCCAGCACCCTGGAGGGGCTCAGCGTCTCTGACGAGACCTGCCTAAGCACCTCTGAGCCCAGTGCCCGTGTGCCAGATTCCGTGGGTGCCTCTCCAGAGGACCTGGGTGAAACTGAGCACACAGTACCTGAGCGGGGCCAGCTGAATGGGAAGCGGGACACGCTGTGGCTGGCGCTGAGGGAGACCGTGTACGATCCATCACTGCCCGCCTCCCACCAAAGCAGCTCGTCCTGGAAGGGCCGTGGGGGGCCAGGGGATGGCAGCCCTGTGGTGCTGCCCAACAGCCAGCCAGATCTGCCAGACGTTTGGGTGCGCAGGCCCAGCACCCACACTTCAGGCTACAGCAGCTGA